Genomic window (Streptomyces liliiviolaceus):
CGCAGGCGCAGAAGGCGGCCTCGCTGATCGGGCAGGGCGGGGTGCGGATGAACCCGCTGAACATGGCGTCGGTCGTCGCCACGGCCAAGACGGGCACGTTCCGCCAGCCCTATCTGGTGTCTCCGACCGTCGACGACCGGACGCTCGCGAAGGGGTCCCGCTCGCTGTCGGCCGACACCCAGGCCCAGCTCAAGGAACTCCTGCAGTACACGGCCGCGGCCGGTACGGCGGCGGAGGCCATGGCCGGGCTCGGCCCGGACTTCGGGGCCAAGACCGGCTCCGCGGAGGTCGACAACCAGAAGAAGCCCAACGGCTGGTTCACGGCCTGGAAGGGCGATCTGGCAGCTGCGGGCGTGGTCCAGCAGGGCGGCCACGGCGGCGAGACGGCAGGTCCCATCGTGGCGGCGCTGCTGAAGGCGGGCAGCTGACCGGGACACTGCGGCAGCCGACCGGCACACGGCGGCTGCCGACCGGCGTACGACCGTTGTCGGCGGGCGTACGGCCGCAGCCGACCGGCGTACGGCCGCCGTCGGCGGGAGCACGGCCCCTCCTGGGCGGCTGAACCGGTCGGGGCGACCGAACCGGTCGGCGCGGCCGGTTCAGTTCGACGACACGGGGGTGGCCGTGTACGTCCGGCGCAGGAAGCGGATCAGCGTCTTCGCCTCGAACTGCACGACCGCCACCCCCTTCGCCGAGTGGAACTCCATGACGGCCTGGACCCGGCCGCAGGGCCAGATGCGTACGTCACCGGCGGCGGCCGGCGACCGCAGCCCCTGTTCGAGCAGGTCGCGGGCGAAGACCCACTCGTGGTGGCCGGGCAGCATGATGTGCACCCGTCGGGGGTCGGCCTCCGGGTCGTATCGAAGGGCCACCGGCACGGCGGGCGGATCCTGCACCTCGTCCGTCACGATGTGGGCGCGCGCGTACTGCTCAACGGCGGACATCGATCGCTCCCTCTTTGAACCGATACTTATCTAATGTCGCATATTTTCCGATATGCACTCCCAGCTGAGTCGTAGTCGTATTCGGGGCCACCTCGCTCTTGCAAGCTGTTCGCATTAAGCCACTATCATCGAACGGTTATCGCCAGTCGGCCTGCCCCCGGAAGCGGAGCCCTGCATGCACGTGCCAGACGGATTCATCAACGCGCCCGTCTCCGTCGCCGCCGGAGCCGTGGCCGCCACGGCGGTCGCGGTGAGCCTGCGCGGCGCCCGCCGTGAACTGGACGAACGTACGGCCCCGCTCGCGGGACTGGTCGCCGCGTTCATCTTCGCCGTGCAGATGCTGAACTTCCCGGTCGCGGCCGGGACCAGCGGACATCTGCTCGGAGGCGCGCTCGCCGCGATACTCGTGGGCCCCTTCACCGGGGTCCTGTGCGTCTCCGTCGTGCTCCTCATGCAGGGCATCCTCTTCGCGGACGGCGGCCTCACCGCGCTGGGCGTGAACATCACGAACATGGCGGTGGTCACCACGGTCGTGGCCTACGCCGTCTTCCGCGGCCTCGTGAAACTCCTGCCCAGGAAGCGTCGGTCCATTACCGTCTCGGCGTTCGTCGCCGCTGTGATCTCCGTCCCTGCCGCCGCTGTGGCCTTCACCCTGATCTACGCGGTCGGGGGCACCACGGACGTCCCGATCGGGCAGGTCTTCACCGCCATGGTCGGCGTCCACGTCCTCATCGGCATCGGTGAGGCCGCGATCACCGCGCTCACGGTCGGCGCCGTCATCGCCGTACGACCGGACCTCGTGTACGGGGCCCGCGGGCTGACCGCGCCCCTGAAGCTGCGGGTCAACGGCGAACTGGTCGACACCCCCGCCGCCGAGCCCGTCCCCGTCGCCGCCCGGTCCCACCGCAGGGTGTGGCTGGCGGGGCTCGCCACCTCCCTCGTTCTCGCCGGGTTCGTCAGCTTCTACGCCTCGGCGAACCCCGACGGGCTGGAGAAGGTCGCCTCCGACAAGGGCATCGACGCCAAGGTCGAGGACCACGCCGCCGCGGACTCCCCGCTCGCCGACTACGGCGTCGAAGGCCTGACGAACAGCCGGATCTCCGGCGGCCTCGCGGGCGTGATCGGCGTGGGCGTCACGGTCGTCGCGGGCACGGGCGTCTTCTGGGCCGTCCGCAGGCGCCGTACGCCCGAGAACCAGAGCGGGCCCTCCCAGGTCGGCGAGTCCGTCTGACATGGGAGCAGGCCACGCGCACCGGCTCTACCGGCACGGACACTCGCCCGTGCACGGTCTGCCGCCGCACACCAAGCTCGCCGCCGTCTTCGCCTTCGTCCTGGTCGTCGTCTCGACCCCGCGCGAGGCGATGTGGGCCTTCGGGCTGTACGCGTTGCTGCTGGCGGGCGTGGCGTACGCGGCCCGCGTCCCCGCCGGCTTCGTACTGAAGCGGCTGCTGATCGAGGTGCCGTTCGTGGCCTTCGCCGTGCTGATGCCGTTCGTGGCGCAGGGCGAGCGGGTCGACGTGCTCGGGCTCTCCCTCAGCGTGAACGGCCTGTGGGGCGCCTGGAACGTCCTCGCCAAGGGCACGCTCGGGGTCGCCGCGTCCGTGCTCCTCGCCTCGACGACCGAGCTGCGCGAGCTCCTCCTGGGGCTCCAGCGCCTGCGGCTGCCACCCCTGCTCGTACAGATCGCGTCCTTCATGATCCGGTACGGGGACGTCATCGCGGACGAGATGCGGCGGATGCGGATCGCGCGGGAGTCGCGGGGCTTCGAGGCCCGTGGCGTCCGCTCCTGGGGCGTGCTCGCCAAGTCCGCGGGCGCCCTGTTCATCCGCTCCTACGAACGCGGGGAACGGGTGCACCTGGCCATGGTCAGCCGTGGCTACACCGGTTCGATGCCGGTCATCGACGAGGTGACCGCGTCGCGCGCGCAGTGGTCGTACGCCTTCGCCCTGCCGTGCGCCGCACTCGTCGTATGTCTGCTGGGATGGACCCTGTGAACTCGCCTCCGCCGCTCCCCTCCCCCGCCCCCTCGCTCGATGTGGCCGGGCTGGCCTTCGCCTACCCCGACGGGCATCAGGCCCTCTTCGGTGTGGACTTCACGGTCGGCCGGGGCGAGCGCGTGGCCCTGCTCGGCCCGAACGGCGCCGGCAAGACGACCCTCGTGCTCCACCTCAACGGCATCCTGACCGGCGGCGCCGGGACGGTGACGGTCGCCGGGCTGCCCGTCGGCAAGAAGCACATGGCGGAGATCCGGCGGAAGGTCGGCATCGTCTTCCAGGACCCGGACGACCAGCTCTTCATGCCGAGCGTGCGCGAGGACGTGGCGTTCGGGCCCGCGTCCGCCGGGCTGAAGGGGGCCGAGCTGGAGGCGCGGGTGCGCACCGCGCTCGAACAGGTCGGCATGGAGGCCTTCGCGGACCGTCCCCCGCACCATCTCTCCTTCGGGCAGCGGCGCCGGGTGGCCGTCGCGACCGTGCTGGCGATGGAGCCGGAGATCCTCGTCCTCGACGAGCCGTCCTCCAACCTCGACCCCGCCTCACGGCGTGAACTCGCGGACATCCTGCGCTCGTTGGACGTGACCGTGCTGATGGTCACGCACGATCTGCCGTACGCGCTCGAACTGTGCCCCCGTGCCCTGATCCTCAGCGACGGCGTGATCGCGGCGGACGGCCGCACCGGTGAACTGCTCTCGGACGAGGAGCTGATGCGGGAGCACCGCCTGGAGCTGCCGTTCGGCTTCGATCCGCGCTCGGTGACAATGGGCGCGTGACGCTGGCGCGGCGAAGGGTACGGACGTGGTGAAGGTGAACGGCTCAGTGGCCGAGGGCTTCGAGCCGGTCGAGGCGGCGTTCGTACGGGACTTCGAGACGCTCGGGGACCGGGGCGCGGCGGTGGCCGTGTACCGCGACGGCCACAAGGTCGTCGACCTGTGGGCGGGCACGAAGGACATCGACGGCGCGGAGCCGTGGGCGCGCGACACCGCGCAGATCGTGCGCTCGGCGACGAAGGGGGTCGCGGCTGCCGCTCTGCTGCTCCTGCACCAGCGGGGTCTGCTGGACCTGGACGCGCCGGTGGGCGAGTACTGGCCCGGGTTCAAGGCGGCGGGCAAGGAGCGGGTGCTGGTCCGGCACGTGCTCTCGCACCGGGCCGGACTGCCGGTCCTGGACCACCCGCTCACCCCCGAGGAGTCGCTGGACCCGCTGCGGGGCGCCGAGGCGGTCGCCCGGCAGGCCCCGGTGTGGGAGCCCGGCACGGACCACGGCTACCACGCGCTGACGTACGGCTGGCTGACCGGCGAGCTGCTGCGGCGCGTCACGGGCGACGGCATCGGCGACTGGATCGCGCGGGAGATCGCGGGCCCGGTGGGCGCGGACCTGTGGGTCGGGCTGCCGGAGCGGGAGGCGGCCCGGGTCGGCAGGGTGGGACGCATAGAGACCCCGGCCGGCGACGGGGGCCTGCGGGCCCGCCCGAAACAGTCGGTGGTTCAGGCCTACGAGGACCCGGACTCCCTCACCCGGCGGGCCTTCGCGGCGATCACCCCGTTCCCGGACCAGAACGACCCGGCGTACCGGGCGGCGGCGCTCCCCGCGACGAACGGCATCGCGACGGCGGACGGGCTGGCCCGCTTCTACGCGTCCCTGATCGGCGAAGTGGACGGCGGAGCCCGGCTGTTCACCCCGGCGACGCTGGCCGCGGCCCGCACGGAGGAGTCGGCGGGCCCGGACCGCGTCCTGGTGATCAACACGAGCTTCGGCCTCGGCTACATGCTGCACGGCTCGGCGTCCCCGTTCCTGTCCCCCGGTTCCTTCGGCCACCCGGGCCGAGGCGGCTCCCTGGGCTTCGCCGACCCCGACTCGGGCACGGCGTTCGCCTACGTGACGAACGGCTTCCGCAAGACGGTCACGGCGGATCCACGGGCGCAGGCGCTTGTACGGGCGGTGCGGGGGGTGTTGGGGGCGTAGAGCCCGCAGACACGAGTCGTGCAGCGCGCACGTGGTGCACACGGGTTCCGTGTACGGCGGGTCGTGTGTCGGCTGCCGGGCCGGTGTGGGCCGGCCGCGCAGTTCCCCTCGCCCCTGAGGGGGCTAACCCGCGTGCAGCATCAGGCCTATGCCCACCACCAGCAGGCCCGCCGCCGCGATGCGTGGTGCGCCGAAGCGTTCCTTGAAGAAGACGGCTCCTATGGCGGCGCCGACGATGATCGACGATTCTCGCAGGGCCGCGACCGGGGCCAGTTCCGCTCGGGTCTGGGCCCAGAGGACCAGGCCGTACGCGGCGACGGACAGGGCGGCGCCGAGGAGGCCCACCGCTGCGAACGGGCGCAGTACGGCGAGGAGTTCGCCGCGCCAGCGGTGGAGGGCGTATGCCGGAACCGCCACGCCCTCCACCGCCATCAGCCAGGCGATGTAGGCGAGGGAGGAGCCCGAGGCGCGTACGCCCAGGCCGTCCACGACCGTGTACGCGGCGATGGTCAGGCCGGT
Coding sequences:
- a CDS encoding SsgA family sporulation/cell division regulator; its protein translation is MSAVEQYARAHIVTDEVQDPPAVPVALRYDPEADPRRVHIMLPGHHEWVFARDLLEQGLRSPAAAGDVRIWPCGRVQAVMEFHSAKGVAVVQFEAKTLIRFLRRTYTATPVSSN
- a CDS encoding energy-coupling factor ABC transporter permease: MHVPDGFINAPVSVAAGAVAATAVAVSLRGARRELDERTAPLAGLVAAFIFAVQMLNFPVAAGTSGHLLGGALAAILVGPFTGVLCVSVVLLMQGILFADGGLTALGVNITNMAVVTTVVAYAVFRGLVKLLPRKRRSITVSAFVAAVISVPAAAVAFTLIYAVGGTTDVPIGQVFTAMVGVHVLIGIGEAAITALTVGAVIAVRPDLVYGARGLTAPLKLRVNGELVDTPAAEPVPVAARSHRRVWLAGLATSLVLAGFVSFYASANPDGLEKVASDKGIDAKVEDHAAADSPLADYGVEGLTNSRISGGLAGVIGVGVTVVAGTGVFWAVRRRRTPENQSGPSQVGESV
- the cbiQ gene encoding cobalt ECF transporter T component CbiQ, which codes for MGAGHAHRLYRHGHSPVHGLPPHTKLAAVFAFVLVVVSTPREAMWAFGLYALLLAGVAYAARVPAGFVLKRLLIEVPFVAFAVLMPFVAQGERVDVLGLSLSVNGLWGAWNVLAKGTLGVAASVLLASTTELRELLLGLQRLRLPPLLVQIASFMIRYGDVIADEMRRMRIARESRGFEARGVRSWGVLAKSAGALFIRSYERGERVHLAMVSRGYTGSMPVIDEVTASRAQWSYAFALPCAALVVCLLGWTL
- a CDS encoding energy-coupling factor ABC transporter ATP-binding protein, with translation MDPVNSPPPLPSPAPSLDVAGLAFAYPDGHQALFGVDFTVGRGERVALLGPNGAGKTTLVLHLNGILTGGAGTVTVAGLPVGKKHMAEIRRKVGIVFQDPDDQLFMPSVREDVAFGPASAGLKGAELEARVRTALEQVGMEAFADRPPHHLSFGQRRRVAVATVLAMEPEILVLDEPSSNLDPASRRELADILRSLDVTVLMVTHDLPYALELCPRALILSDGVIAADGRTGELLSDEELMREHRLELPFGFDPRSVTMGA
- a CDS encoding serine hydrolase domain-containing protein translates to MKVNGSVAEGFEPVEAAFVRDFETLGDRGAAVAVYRDGHKVVDLWAGTKDIDGAEPWARDTAQIVRSATKGVAAAALLLLHQRGLLDLDAPVGEYWPGFKAAGKERVLVRHVLSHRAGLPVLDHPLTPEESLDPLRGAEAVARQAPVWEPGTDHGYHALTYGWLTGELLRRVTGDGIGDWIAREIAGPVGADLWVGLPEREAARVGRVGRIETPAGDGGLRARPKQSVVQAYEDPDSLTRRAFAAITPFPDQNDPAYRAAALPATNGIATADGLARFYASLIGEVDGGARLFTPATLAAARTEESAGPDRVLVINTSFGLGYMLHGSASPFLSPGSFGHPGRGGSLGFADPDSGTAFAYVTNGFRKTVTADPRAQALVRAVRGVLGA